GCGGCCCAGGCGCataattcatataaaaacttttacGCCTCTTAAGTAAATAGCACAAAATGGAATAGAATTATGCGTGCCAGCCGCCTCAAAGTATGCACAAATTTCTTTGCATGACAATTTATGCGCCTAGCGTGTAAAGAATTTTTGCTGCTCTGCCTCTTGCCACTTGTCGCTTGCCGCTTCGCTTTGCCTCTAATTGCGCGtgggtgcagcagcagctctttgGCCCAAAAGGTTGGCGTCAGGTGCTGTCTGCCATAATTaaagccgcagcagctgctgccgcctttAGTCTTGGCCTGACAAAAGTTCAAGTTCACAGCGCACCAGGCTCGACCTTGCTAGTAAACTGACAAAAATAtccatacacaaacacaaacacaaacacacacaactgtAGACCCAAAGAAACGCGACTGGGGACCGCAGCTCAAGTGCAAACTGCAAAACTGGCAAGGTTAGTTAAGGTCCATTATATTTTCTACTCATAACTCAGGTAGCGCGGCGCActttaaagatatttatgCTGCCCCATAAGCTGGCAAAACCAGAACTAAAGAGCACATCAGTGGCACAGCGGCCGAACATCAAGTATACGTCATGTTGCGCAGAgctatgcaaaatatttttcattatcAAACAGCCGCACGTACCGcatgttttcaattttaataaagcCGTCATGATGGCTGATTTTCTTTCGTATTTAATTTACAgtgccaacaaaaaaaatataagaaagaaaCTGCGCataattatataaacaaatataggCGTCTTTTGAAGTGTTGCTCAGActtgatatttatattaaaataaaacaagcctGCAAATAATGTTGAACCGTACCAACTTAAAATCCGTAATTTCCAAGCATTTCTTTAGAATGACCCGAGCATCTGCTGCGTAACAAAAAGCCTGCTCGAAACCCGATTCATTCTTTATTCTTTAGTTATGTTTTAGCTTGGAATCAAAAGGTGGCTTCTGCATTGCGCAAAATCAGGTTCACGAACTGAACCAAAAGGCCTTGGCTTTGATTGCTTGGTTCGAACTGTAAACTGAACCAGCGACTAATTATTTTCGGTTTGCAGCCCTGGAAAAAATCAAGTGCAAATTCCTTATAGTTCTCAGATTCAGGTCAGCAATGCTTTTTCtaaataataagtatatatttgtataagtatatatacgaGTGATATAATatggaaatattttttgattgattgattgattgatagcttgattgactgattaattgatacatttataaattgattGCTTCATTTACATGATTCATAGGAACATAAGTTATTATGTATTGACCCGCAAAACCTTTTTTTATCACCAGACAAAGACACGATTCTTCCAGTAGGTCCGTTAgaaagctatatatatatatatatatatatatatgtatatatatattcacatagAACAAGCCAATACGATAAGCAAGTTTTCTAATGGGCATGATAGCTTTAAAAAAGCtgcacaataataataaaaattatagtatacaacattttcagaaacaaaaaagaaaagaaagtgTATTTAAAGGAGTAGGGGATGGTACgtgatatttttaatattgttcGAGAGTAAGGGAAGAGTACatgatatttttatattatattactaAAAACTCGAGagccaatttatttattttgtgtatttgctACATAATGATGGAAACTCACAGACATTTGCTGTGCCATCATTAAAATATGTCTGCAGATTCGTGTGTGCGAAACAAATATGCAGAAACGATTGCTGATTTTGGGACTTGTGTTTAGTCATGCTTAGTATTTCGCCGAGAATGCGTGCCAAGCAAAAGGACAACAGTAAACAATTGTCGCGGCTAAACGGAAATCCTGCGACATAAAAACAATAAGTGCCTGAGCTGGAACTGGAAATCGAATTGCAAGCTGGGCGGGGGCAAAAGGGCGATGATGGCTTAGCGAGGCTGTAAGAGAAACATTTGCGTTTACAAATCGATTTTCAAAttgcgcttatcagcaaatatatatatatatacatatatgtatacatttatatatatatatatatatatatttatatataaatcccTATATCCCAAGCGTAAGCCAGACAAAATGTCGACATGTTCTCTCGCCTTGAAGTAGGCCATGAAATTCGTTTGTAATCGCCTCGCCCAAGATGCGAGCAGAGCTCATAAAGTGCAGGGCATGACAAAACTGGGCGGGGCAAGGCTGGCTAAGGATCTCAGAGTAGACAAAAGAGCGATAAGTACACTCTTGTATGTCATATGTGTGTCTGCTTGTGttaagtgggcgtggccatcgtatgtgtgcatgtgtatgggTGTGATGTCGAGCTTAAGTTAATAGCGAATATTTACAAATCGATTTTGTTGTGATTgcgaaaacaatttgaaaatggCTTTGAGCGATTTCCAAAGAGCTCAAACGGCATGCTGGCAAACATggccgcccacacacacacacacacacatccacacacacacgcacaaccacACAGCTAACCACATActcgcacccacacacatgcgcaTTTGTGACAATGGAAAGGCTTCAAAATTCGCAATCGCCGCCGCCTTCAATCCTTTCCCATTGTTctcttgcacacacacagacacacacacacacacgccgaAATGCACTCACGAGTTGGCAATTGAAATAGAATAGTTTTCCTGCAGTCGCCGCAACCATTTGTCAGCAACGCCTGACAACATTCACGTTTGCCAATTTGTCGCGACTGTCGGAATAAATGCGTCCAGCTGATTGACTAACCGACAGTTCAGGAGATTGAAAGATTCCTCCAGTAAATGCATTTGCCCATGGCCCCATGGACTATTTGCGTGCACAGTATTTCAATATaagatgtgtgtgtgagtgtgttgaAAATTTTGAGCCAGAGCGCGTGTTGCATTTTGTGACGACACGAGTTCCCAGTACTTaacatgtgcgtgtgtgtgcttacgATATTAATTTCGTGCGTGTTCGTGTTTAGCAGAAGGCACAAACTgagtaattgaattttaataagTACACAACATAAGAATATACTCATGTAAAATGTATTAAGGAATATCGCAGATGCTCTTTTCGTGTTTTCGGATCGTGTCGCATTGCAAGAATCCAGCACGCTTTTATACCAATGTAAAcattaaatagttttataaTATGATAATAGGGAAATAAGTGGGAGAGCACTACAAACAATTTAGTCGCAGAGGATGATActttcagatatatatatattatataatatcaaAGGTTTTTTATGTTAATATGGAAGGATTATATTCTTGGGCGAATCAGCCGCGAATCAACTCCACATTGCAACGGAATTCAATTATTTGAATGATGACACCAATATTTTTGAGCTATCCCTTTAGTTTTGAGAGTCACCCAATTTTACATGTAgtttctagaatagtataagcagatcaagtatctttcatatTATAGCCACAGCAAGGACAAGCCAGAATGCTAGCACTTGAAAAACCAGACATACAAAGCGAATCGTTAGGCAGTTAGTTGCTTAGCTTTTACAAGGTTTACCGTCGATAAAGATGCATCGAAAATGTACAAATGGTAAGCTTTGTATTGACCAGCAGCGTtgtaaaatgttgtttattgAGTTGCGTGGTCtaacataaaatataagaaTCGATGTGATGGGAACTAAGTTTCGtgaatttcaaatgaaatggAGTGAAATTTTCATGGCCCTACTGCGGCTGATCATCATCCTCGCCGCTCTGTTCCATGCCAAAGTCTTGGTCCTTCAGTTCGTCCTTGTTGTTTTGGTGCCGCCGCTGCTTACGCCGTTGCCGGTTCTTAAGCTTAACAAATCCGCGCATCTTCAGCTTCTTGTGCAGCGGACTGTGCGAGTGCTCAACCTGCGGATAATCATTGGCATCGCTGTCGGCGTCGGCATCTGctttgccagcagcagcatcggcaTCAGCATCCGCGTAAGCATCACCATCGCCAACCTCTTCGTCCTGTTCATCCTTGTCCAGCTTGAGGGCGGTTATGTGTGCCATTGGTTTCTGATGTTTGCGTTGTCGCTGCATATCATTGGCAGCCAATAGAGCATCATCGGCAGCGGCAAAGTCCAGCCAGCCGGTTCTCTTCTCCTTATCGTTCCTTATTTCCTTGTCTTGGTCAAGATAATCCGACTGGCTCTGCCTCTCCACGGTGTGCTGGCTTTCATCTTCATCGTAATTGTAGAAGCCGCGTTTTCCCACCGCCGAAGTGTCGAAAGCATGTTTGGCCTCCGTATCCAAGGCATAGCTCTTGGCCAAACTGCTACCAAATAGCGCAAAGAACATAAATGCCAGGAAAACATTCTTATTATTCATGATGCCGATGTTACTTTGTGTAGCTCTCAAGACTGAACTGAAATCCAAGTGAAGCAACTGTCTTAACAGTTGCCTGGAACATGAAGCCTACTGTgaattacaaattaaatagcAGTAGGTGGCATTTCAGGTTAGGCACATTTAAGTGAAATATTATGCGAAAAAGTCGTCTcaaattctttaaaattcTAATGAGATGCTTAGTTGGCATCAAGGCGGCAAATCTAACAAAAATTTTAGTTGGTTCGTTTCAAGGTTCCAAATAGCTGCCCAACTTGGTCTTTAGAAAGGCTTGCCACATCTATGAGATAGAAATTCATCCAACTCATTTGGATTAAGACTAGCTGCACGGTAAATAAAAGCTTGCTATTTGGGGCTTAAGCCGGCTCGGTTCAGTCTTCTTCAGAATACTAATCAATAGGTTTTACTAAGCTAGTACCCGACTGGGCATATCCCATAAGGATAAGTTTAAGTGTGCTTTAGCACATCGCTTAAAATTAACCTCACGCGACATTATTAATTGCTGAGAAATGTTCAAGTTAAATGTTAAGTGTTTATTGATTTCTatgttattaaaatattaatataaaaagttaCAAGGCGGATAAAGTGCCTTGCAAAGATTCCAACGCGCTTAAAGCCAATCGCACGTTCATGTGAAACTCATAAATCAAACCTGAATTCTCGAATTAATTTCACTatattatgttatatttaaaactgAAACACAATTTCATGCTGCGACTACGTCATGAGTTATCCCCGAGAGTAAGCCCGATACACGCCGTTCTATGGCAGCTCGATTTGAGACTAGACGTCTGAGATTTTCCTTGAATTCCTCAACGTGTTGCTGTAGCTCAACGTTATTTTGCTGTTGCCGGAAACGAGCCGCAGTGGCTGCCTGTACCGCCCGGGCCAGACGCAGCTCGTTTAGGGCGTGCAGATAGCGACGACTCTGAATCAAATTGGGTCCCCTGATTGACCAGGGTAAAACGGAGCGGCGGCtaagcaactgcagcagcggaGGCACAATAATGCGAGTCGAAGGCAACACAAATGGCAGTTGCACATAGCTGAAAGGCGCCTCGTTCAGGtccggctgttgctgcaataAGCTTAACTCTTTTTTGGTTTCAGCTTCGCCTTTTAACTTCGCCTTTTGCTCGCTGGAACTGTCGCTTAAGTTCGGCATACCCTTTGATTTGGACTTATCTCTATCAATGCCATCCTCATCGGTATCGACCACGTTCAAGTAGTTATCCTCTTGGGCCTTTGCATTGTCTAGTTTTATCGTACGTTCTTTTATGCCGCTCgatttcaaacatttttttttgccttggTAAAGATTCTTGGATGATGCAGATGACTTGCCTGCCAAGAGGCCCGATTCCAGAGCCTTGAGATCATCTGACAATAATCTGGTATTCTCGTAAAGCGTGCGCAGAAGGCATTTAACACGCGCTGTAAACTTCTTTCCACCATTATCGTCAACATCATTGTTAATAATGTCTTCATCGGAcgcatcatcattatcatcataaTCATCCTCGTTGACCGTTGCGTCAGTCGGCGTTGACTTCTGGTAGCTCACATGCCTGTCAGTCTCTGCCGAGCAAAGGGACGGATTGCTCCCATATTCAGACAAGCGTTCAGTATTTCCGAGGCTGCTTTGCAACAGTTGCGGGTTTTGGGGCTGGAATTCCAATTTGAGTTCGAGCTGCTTCTGGGGGCCTGGATATCTAAAGGCGCTTAGCCCCATATCTGGCACCATACAGGAGTTGGGCACATAATTGGGTTCCTGAGCCAGCGCATTGTCCTCGCCCAGTCCCGAGCTAAATGTTAGCCAAAGGCAAATGCTTAGCAACGCAGTCAGCGATTGCATTTTCATggaattcttttattttactttttcgACTGCCTCCTCAGATGCGTTCAGCTCTAATACACAATTATTATGCACAGCACACACAGTTGTGCTGTTATTGAAGCCTGTTGGGTAGACTACTAGATGCACATTTCCCTAATAAAAGCTATCCTCGTGTAAAAGGGCACCAAAAACAAAGCGTATTCATTAACTGTGCACAGCTCAGTTTTGGactttaatataaatgataaTAAAAGTGAGAAATATTCTCAATTACAAAAGAATACGCTTTGCATATgtgaaatacatacatatggtAGATAACTCAATTTTCATGCAAACGGTCATAAACTGATTACATCAAAGAAGAAATCCAACGTAGATGCAAAAATTGAGCCGGAAACTATTTAACTTTCCAAATTTATCTCGTCATTCGTTAATCGTTGATCATTTTCATAGAGTAAAAGTAATGGATAAAGGCGGGAAATGAGAGAAAAACTGTTGATGACAACTTCTTGGAATGTTATCCGAACGATTTGAACTACCAAGTGCCCAGCTTCGcgttaatatatatgtatatagtatggTATACAAGAAATCACAGACAACATTTGTTGTCTTATAATCCAGGGGTTACGCCTCAGAGCTTAACATGGAAGTGGCATTCCCTTGTCCACGCAATTTACAAGTATTTCTTAAACCTTAAAGATTAGAGGTCTTCCTAAAACTAGCAACAAAATATCTAAGACATTCAAGATATTTCAAACTAACGCCTTACGAAAACTCCTTAGCCTCAACACATTTAGGTTCCCACATATTAAGCCCAGCAGATGGGAGGGTTCCCTAATCCGAAATGTGCACTTGACGCATTGCTTTAAGCacattctttaaatatttcagcATTTTATAATAGagttgtttgcattttagTTAGTAACTTTATAAgatttctcaaaaaaaaaaaattgttgctcGAAACGCAGGCATTATCCATTGTAATCATTTTAATTTCCCAGCTGGatacaaattgtaaattgcaATGGGACTCGTGGCCAAGCAATTACCAAATGATATTTCATCAAATTATCCGACTCGAGACCGTTGAATGAAACTTGAAGTAGACGAAGCGCAGGGTAAAGAGTTAAGGGCAGATATGTTGCCTAGCAACGGAGATCTGCGGTTGGTGTTGGCAGGCGGGTGGCTGGGGTGGGGTTGGGGGTGGGAGTGGGGTTGTGTGACAGCCACAGCACAAATGACAGCTTGTTGCACACaacaaatgcatttgccaTAAGTCCAACGGAGGAGATGGCATCGCCGTGTGGCTGTCAACACATCCGACCCGCCCAcagcatccgcatccgcatccgcttGTGGACGCCCGCAACGAGCAACTTCCCTCTGCttatttgagtgtgtgtgtctgtgtgtgggcgtgtgtgagtgctggtgttggtgttgcGTTTGCTATTGCTGTAACTTGGGCATCTTGGCCTTAGTTTGCCATTTTTCTTCATCTTTTGTGCTGTTGATGAATTCGTTAGACGCAGAACGGCAACAGCCAACAATCCCCCGTGCCCCAGATAACCACGAACCGCACTCAGTCCACACACAGACGCAAAAGCCATAGCATAACCACACGGCCCTCAAACGCAATGACGCCCACGCCTTGGCTTACGCTTGAATTCATTTCCCTGTTGCACCTTTAGGGAATTGTGCAGgctggtaaaaaaaaaaaaatagaaaaatgtaaatatatcgTAATAACTGAAATTTTTA
This window of the Drosophila virilis strain 15010-1051.87 chromosome X, Dvir_AGI_RSII-ME, whole genome shotgun sequence genome carries:
- the LOC116652004 gene encoding uncharacterized protein, encoding MKMQSLTALLSICLWLTFSSGLGEDNALAQEPNYVPNSCMVPDMGLSAFRYPGPQKQLELKLEFQPQNPQLLQSSLGNTERLSEYGSNPSLCSAETDRHVSYQKSTPTDATVNEDDYDDNDDASDEDIINNDVDDNGGKKFTARVKCLLRTLYENTRLLSDDLKALESGLLAGKSSASSKNLYQGKKKCLKSSGIKERTIKLDNAKAQEDNYLNVVDTDEDGIDRDKSKSKGMPNLSDSSSEQKAKLKGEAETKKELSLLQQQPDLNEAPFSYVQLPFVLPSTRIIVPPLLQLLSRRSVLPWSIRGPNLIQSRRYLHALNELRLARAVQAATAARFRQQQNNVELQQHVEEFKENLRRLVSNRAAIERRVSGLLSGITHDVVAA